In the Ilumatobacteraceae bacterium genome, one interval contains:
- a CDS encoding DUF3499 family protein, translated as MGDACQVAAHAKGGALPSHVRNGIATSRSTFRPVRRPTVFDVTRQCSRTGCSETAAVTLTYQYAHAQVWLDHLSPERDPHAYDLCARHAGRLTAPQGWQVLDRRAVVRPDLIAV; from the coding sequence ATGGGCGACGCTTGCCAGGTCGCAGCGCATGCCAAAGGCGGTGCGCTGCCGTCGCACGTTCGCAACGGGATCGCAACGTCGAGGTCCACGTTCCGGCCCGTACGGCGTCCTACGGTGTTCGACGTGACGAGGCAGTGCTCGAGGACGGGCTGCAGCGAGACTGCGGCGGTGACGCTGACGTACCAGTACGCGCACGCGCAGGTGTGGCTCGACCATCTCAGCCCCGAGCGGGATCCGCACGCGTACGACCTGTGCGCCCGGCATGCCGGGCGGCTGACGGCACCGCAGGGCTGGCAGGTCCTCGACCGCCGTGCGGTCGTGCGCCCCGACCTGATCGCCGTCTGA
- a CDS encoding type II CAAX endopeptidase family protein, whose protein sequence is MTATEPPRSDAADPPIEVGRALGTWSVAWVAGTLIAAPAMIALLGAELGGDLTIPQLAAASAATWTVMAAALLVASRRFGTGEPVVDYGATFRPIDLAGIPLGVATQLLVIPLLYVPLRGLWPDTFSNERIEERAQDLANRAGGWLTVLLVLVVVVGAPLIEEFMYRGLLQRSVSAAVGTGIGLVSTSAWFALVHFSPVEYPGLLVAGLAFGGCVALTGRIGPAIVTHAAFNATGLVVVLQSVG, encoded by the coding sequence GTGACCGCGACCGAGCCACCGCGTTCCGACGCGGCCGACCCTCCCATCGAGGTCGGTCGGGCGCTCGGCACGTGGTCGGTGGCGTGGGTGGCCGGCACGCTGATCGCTGCGCCGGCCATGATCGCGCTGCTCGGTGCCGAGCTCGGCGGCGATCTCACGATCCCTCAACTCGCGGCGGCATCGGCGGCGACGTGGACGGTGATGGCTGCAGCGCTGCTCGTCGCGAGCCGACGCTTCGGCACCGGTGAGCCGGTCGTCGACTACGGGGCGACGTTCCGGCCGATCGACCTCGCCGGCATCCCGCTCGGCGTCGCGACCCAATTGCTCGTGATCCCGCTGCTGTACGTCCCGCTGCGCGGTCTGTGGCCCGACACCTTCTCGAACGAACGGATCGAGGAGCGGGCGCAAGACCTGGCGAACCGGGCCGGGGGCTGGCTCACGGTGCTGTTGGTCCTCGTGGTGGTCGTCGGTGCGCCGCTCATCGAGGAGTTCATGTACCGCGGTCTGCTGCAGCGGTCGGTCTCCGCCGCGGTCGGCACCGGCATCGGCCTGGTATCGACGTCCGCGTGGTTCGCGCTCGTGCACTTCAGCCCGGTCGAGTACCCGGGGTTGTTGGTCGCCGGACTCGCGTTCGGCGGGTGTGTCGCCCTGACCGGACGGATCGGCCCCGCGATCGTGACGCACGCCGCGTTCAACGCGACCGGCCTGGTCGTCGTCCTGCAATCGGTCGGGTGA